The nucleotide window AATTTGGTTGGCTGCTCCCAAAGGCTCTCCGTAACAAGACATCAATTTCAACGTAATTGTCCGGCTAAGTCTGCCGGTTATGTCTTTGATTTGCCAAAGCCCGGAGGTTGGTGAAGAGGGCTGTGTGGGTCAGTAGGATTGGCAACCTCACATGTCCCGaatattttgacatattttggTCTTTGCAAAGTAGGTTACTTTGTAGTGTTTATatgtgttcacctgtgtgttgtATGCATTCCTTGAAATCTGTACATTCAATTATTAACACCCATATGTAAATTTGTGTCGACAACTTGCATTCCTTGagttttaaaaagaattttAAGACTCTAGTTTTTCTCTGACTAAAGATACTGGAAAGAACAGTCAACAAGTTTCAATGACACTCTTTCCCATCACATGATCACTGAGCTTTGTATGACACATCATCAAAGCTCAAAAGTGCCTCCAATTCTCTACAACCAGCCAGACAATATATATGATAGAGCACAGAGGCTTTATCTAAAGTGCTATTTCCTCGACATCCTTTGCTAGAGAGACACATTACTTCCTTCCCTAATCCTACCAAAGTCTTCGAGACAGATCTAATGGGGCAAACAGGAGTGGTGAAGCTGTTTTATCGTCTCATGGGGAACGTAATGATGAAGAAGAAATTTAGAGGAATCACGTCAGCACCGTTTGATGTCCCATCACACTGTCCCCCGAGTTCTCATTTTGTGAACATACAGACAACTTCAGTGTTATACATGTTTATGGAGGCATAAGATTTTGTCTGTGCTTCTGCaattatttctattttgtatataTTGGCATGTCTCACCAGTGACATGATGTGACAGGAAATAGGTCGGTAGAACTAATCATTTATCATCCTTAGCTGACAAACATCCCATGCCATGGGGTCAATACAAGAGGTTATGAATTcacggggaggtattgtttttggtctgtgtttttgcatttatatattttctatatgctagtcacgttcactGCGACATGAAGTGATCAACAGACACATACGAGGCACTTAAGTGTGAAATCTTCAAGCTCATGTTACTTTATTATTCTCTTCTGTGTCCTTACTATTGAACTTGAGCACCAATGCTATAAATTAATGTCCTGCAAGTACAGTATATTCTTCATGCcttgttgatgttttgtatCTGACTGCAAGAACAATTCCACTGGGAGCGAAGAGTAAAAATTTCAGCAATAAAAGCGTTTGAAGTGAGCTTTAATGGTCCTTGTGTCTCAAGCTTGGTAGAGGACACACATGCCTCTGTGATATGAATACAATCTGATGGATTTACAGACTACTGTGGTTCTACATTGTACTGAAAAGTAACCAACTGCaggggtctgcatgctcttttgtGTAAGgcataggcagcctattttgatttcccctaattcgtagggaaagccgcCATATCCATGCAATTTGTAGCGACGCGaacaaattttgcgtaattgccttccttgatttgaGCGTTATAAGTAGGggattcttctgaattcagtgtAAAGCGTTGTCagaaccccccatgcagaccctcaactGTTTTGATACATCAGTAACTAAAGCTTTGAAGATAAACTGCAGTAACTAAACCAATAACACAGAACGTTACATCTAAGCATACCTATAACTGAGGTATCAGCATCTGAGGATTGCATTGCTAGCTCTATACACCCTGAAAAGGTGTTCCTATCAATGTCATAACCAAAAAGCAGAACAAAACTAGCAAGGCAATGGTCACACCATTTTAACAAATCTGTCATACAGAAATGGATCCAAACATACTACAATGTATTACATGTTATACATTTATACCATATTCACATTGAGTAAAAATCTCCACAATTCTAACATCTAGAAGGCACTGTTGCAGTGGAATTAGATTATATACATCTCTGATTGCAAGGCCATCATAAGTCACTCTCAGCAAGAAAGAAAGGAGATAAAATCTGGCATAAATCCTATAATTCAAttataattaaaaaaaacataattcttGTTAGAAAATTTGTTACCTCTTAGAAATTCAGCTGGCTTTTTTGTCTCAGTCAGATTTAGAAAATCCAAAGAATATCATTAATGTAATTAAACTTGATAGGACTGCCTAAATAGGAATATTCACTTTGCAATGCAACATCTTGTTACTGACAGTACCAATCAGAAGGTGGCCTTTGTGATACACAGCTGCACTGGACTTACTCAACTCCTTCCcgttatttgcataaatgcTGGTGACAACTGGGTTGCTTGATTCTGCATGTTTCACTTGAAGCACTTGTGACCCAGGAGACTTTGACCCTACCGCTTGCCAGAAACTTGGGTGGGCACCAATCCGCAAGCTCCCTGAGGTCGGATCCACGTTAACATTGTCAACAGCTGAATACACCATTATGTCGTTTTTGAACTCCAGAGAGTTGTCCGGCCGTCGATGATACACCTTGATACCCCGTTCGAGCGGACTGGCCACGTAAATCACCTGACCATCTGGCGACATGTTGATGCCGTTAGCAAATTTTATACCGTCAGCAACAGTCCTGGCTTCTCCGTTGTTGTAGTATGTAACAGAGCTGACGGGAAGAAATGTCAGTAGCGAAAATGCTACAAAAATGAGATTGGAGAAAAAGGACATGTTGGTAACGTAAAAGCTATCTGGACCAGTGGCGACAATATCGTTGGGCGACGTAATGAGGGGGTGCTTGATGGTCTTGATGTGGTGTGCTGTGTTTGTAGAAGAGTCGTAGCGGAAGGTTTCGATCTCGAAGCTTTTGAAATTCACAACAAACAGTCGGATCTCCTTGCTGGCAGGATCTTCGTAGACGCTGATTCCAACTGGAACGAAGTTGTCCCTTAGACTTTCTGGTTGGATGGAAACTTGGGAAACCTCAACATCCGGGCTGTTGAGGTCCATCGTGAAGAGCTTCCCATGTCTGTCGTCAGGACCAGATGACACAAAGACACGCCCCGTGGATGTCAGCGCGAGATCTTCGCTTCCAGTGGTGATCCCTGGCACTTGTTGACAGGGCCCTGGAGAGTGGTTGTAGGTGTGGTGGAAGGGGTTCAGTGCCAGGATGAACCTACAAATGTGCTGACCAACCACAGCCAGGATGACAACTGCGATGATGGCTACCAGCTTTGCCATGTTGTTTTGTGGAACTTGTCAGTTCTGTAAAAGATTGGAAAAGTTACTTGGATCACATTGAAGTGTTGCTCAGAAGATCAGCATCTATTCTATGACTGTGATTAAGGGCTGACCTTTAAGTTATGGCTGtccataggaaagcatgttaacatacactgaaacaaggcttctaaaagtactaacccaaacttcaatcttaaaaattgtTCTACACTGAAAAGTCACAAGGGTttagttgataaccatgcaaagaaaacagagggttgtacagctcaaactccgaggAAAGCTGTCAGTTTCAAagaaaccctacctttgaccccagatttctgatgtatccttctgcatgacccaacaactcacatctatccttacACCAACTAAAATGGCAAACTAAACAGATTTCAACCATAATGagaaagctaagaccctacctgttccctctAACCAAAAaggtctccagattgggcaaaaaatttcaaggaaaagaaaggttttaaagattttaagtagggactaaaAGGTATTCAAATGTTTTGCACTCTACTGTGCAACACAACTTTGGGGTCACCCCGTAAGCATATGCACTGCATGGTCATTGATCTTTAGTCCTACAGCCCTTTGACACTTGGGTATGAAAGTCTTGCTAATGCCATTACCATTGGCACccatgtgtgtgttttattcGTTGCTGTTTGCAATTCTATCACTTTCTGCCAGGGGGAGCAACCACATGCAGAAAAGGATGGACCGCTTTTTCCACCGCCTAACCAGACTGGACCGCTTGTATGGCCGTTTGAGGACTAGGCCACTTTTTCCACCATCCccttgctttaaaaaaaacttcactTGGAATTGTTTTAGAGTTAGATATTCTAAACCAGAGAGGATGCAACTGCTCTAAATGTGGTTTTAAATTGTGACTTTTAAAATAAATGAACGTGTAATAGCGTTGCACCAAATTATATGGACGCTAGCATGTTGACCTTAAGAGCTGAATGCACTTTGTATTTGCTTTACCGATCATGCGACTCTTTCTCTAACATTTCGAGGGTAAAACATATTTATAATCATACTACTATGATCATCCCTGAAGTCTATACTTCAAAACGACTTGATGGCACCATGCAACGGTTAAGTCCTTctgcttttcttttttttacccgctggattgaagaaaaagaagattgGCCTTGAAGTTTGGCATTGAAattgaacaaacaaactttcaGGGCACGCCCCCTTGGCTACAAAACTTATGCACTTTCTGTGTTTTAAACAGTTAAAAAAAGTTCGATCTGGCAAATGTCAtcattagaaatattttcaatacatTTTCTTACTTACGTAGGTACATGCCTCGCACATGCAATCCAGAGGAGAAAGTTTGAAGCACATGTGCAAACAAACCTCACACAGTTCCGCCTCCAGGGTCTTGTCAATGTTTACATTCTGCTTGGGGAGCCACCTACGAAAGCCCAAAGCGACATAATTACAAAGCTTCTCCAATCTATTGCTAATATTTTTAAAACCATTTCTACGCCTTCTCAAAGGCTTTTCAAACCTTTTTGTTAGTTTTTAAAGACCGTTTACAAGCCTTTTCTGGACCATTTCTGGGTGTGTTTGATGATGATGGTCTGGAGGAGGTATTACACGTTGGTGTTTTGGGCTTTCGTAGTAACGTGACTTCGGCTGACCTTTCATCTTACCCTATCCCTGCTAGGACATCTATCCCAGCACTCTTCACTCATTTGAATGTGCTCATTGTGACGTGTTGTAAGGGTATATACATGAATATCTTCACGAAATTGATTCCATATATCATCAAATACGGTCTAAGTTGATATTCTTCAAGAGATATGCCTATTTTTTCAGGACAATAAGCATATTTTTACCGCAAGGCATCACGGGTGTTTTTGAGGTAGGGTATTTGGTAGGGCCAATCAGCGCGGGAAAAATTAGACACAGTTGTCAATCAAATGGGACATATGGGGGTTTCTAGATGCCCTAAAACGAACATCAAAGGAGTATATCGCCACGTTTTATAAATTTGTAACATCTGTGGACATTATAGATTtataaaatttgatatttgtCAATGATTTGTTCGTTTGTAATCGGCCTGTCACACAAAATTGTTCGCTAAACCCGTGACTTAACAGTGGAATGTGCGGGGCCGCC belongs to Branchiostoma lanceolatum isolate klBraLanc5 chromosome 15, klBraLanc5.hap2, whole genome shotgun sequence and includes:
- the LOC136420425 gene encoding serum paraoxonase/arylesterase 2-like, with protein sequence MAKLVAIIAVVILAVVGQHICRFILALNPFHHTYNHSPGPCQQVPGITTGSEDLALTSTGRVFVSSGPDDRHGKLFTMDLNSPDVEVSQVSIQPESLRDNFVPVGISVYEDPASKEIRLFVVNFKSFEIETFRYDSSTNTAHHIKTIKHPLITSPNDIVATGPDSFYVTNMSFFSNLIFVAFSLLTFLPVSSVTYYNNGEARTVADGIKFANGINMSPDGQVIYVASPLERGIKVYHRRPDNSLEFKNDIMVYSAVDNVNVDPTSGSLRIGAHPSFWQAVGSKSPGSQVLQVKHAESSNPVVTSIYANNGKELSKSSAAVYHKGHLLIGTVSNKMLHCKVNIPI